A single window of Streptomyces cathayae DNA harbors:
- the treS gene encoding maltose alpha-D-glucosyltransferase → MIVNEPVPDTFEDTPAKDRDPDWFKRAVFYEVLVRSFQDSNGDGIGDLKGLTAKLDYLQWLGVDCLWLPPFFKSPLRDGGYDVSDYTAVLPDFGDLADFVEFADAAHQRGMRVIIDFVMNHTSDQHPWFQESRKDPDGPYGDYYVWADDDKQFQDARIIFVDTEASNWTYDPVRGQYYWHRFFSHQPDLNYENPAVQEEMISALKFWLDLGIDGFRLDAVPYLYQEEGTNCENLPATHAFLKRVRKEIDSQYPDTVLLAEANQWPEDVVDYFGDYTAGGDECHMAFHFPVMPRIFMAVRRESRHPVSEILAKTPAIPAGCQWGIFLRNHDELTLEMVTDEERDYMWAEYAKDPRMRANIGIRRRLAPLLDNDRNQIELFTALLLSLPGSPILYYGDEIGMGDNIWLGDRDAVRTPMQWTPDRNAGFSSCDPGRLFLPTIMDPVHGYQVSNVEASMASPSSLLHWTRRMIEIRKQNPAFGLGTYTELPSSNPAVLAFLREAPPNRENGDDLVLCVNNFSRFAQPTELDLSAFAGRHPVELFGGVRFPAVGELPYLLTLGGHGFYWFRLRGDAA, encoded by the coding sequence ATGATCGTCAACGAGCCCGTACCGGACACCTTCGAGGACACACCGGCGAAAGACCGCGACCCGGACTGGTTCAAACGGGCCGTCTTCTACGAGGTCCTGGTCCGTTCCTTCCAGGACAGCAACGGCGACGGCATCGGCGACCTGAAGGGGCTGACCGCCAAACTCGACTATCTGCAGTGGCTCGGCGTCGACTGCCTGTGGCTGCCCCCCTTCTTCAAGTCACCCCTGCGCGACGGCGGTTACGACGTCTCCGACTACACCGCCGTACTGCCCGACTTCGGTGACCTCGCCGACTTCGTCGAGTTCGCCGACGCCGCGCACCAGCGCGGCATGCGCGTGATCATCGACTTCGTCATGAACCACACCAGCGACCAGCACCCCTGGTTCCAGGAGTCCCGCAAGGACCCGGACGGCCCCTACGGCGACTACTACGTCTGGGCGGACGACGACAAGCAGTTCCAGGACGCGCGGATCATCTTCGTCGACACCGAGGCCTCCAACTGGACCTACGACCCGGTGCGCGGACAGTACTACTGGCACCGGTTCTTCTCCCACCAGCCGGACCTCAACTACGAGAACCCGGCCGTGCAGGAGGAGATGATCTCCGCGTTGAAGTTCTGGCTGGACCTGGGGATCGACGGTTTCCGGCTGGACGCGGTGCCCTATCTCTACCAGGAGGAAGGCACCAACTGCGAGAACCTGCCCGCGACGCACGCGTTCCTCAAGCGGGTGCGCAAGGAGATCGACAGCCAGTACCCGGACACCGTGCTGCTGGCCGAGGCGAACCAATGGCCCGAGGACGTGGTCGACTACTTCGGCGACTACACCGCCGGCGGCGACGAATGCCACATGGCCTTCCACTTCCCCGTCATGCCCCGCATCTTCATGGCCGTACGCCGCGAATCGCGCCACCCGGTCTCCGAGATCCTCGCCAAGACCCCCGCCATCCCCGCCGGCTGCCAGTGGGGCATCTTCCTGCGCAACCACGACGAACTGACCCTGGAGATGGTCACCGACGAGGAACGCGACTACATGTGGGCCGAGTACGCCAAGGACCCCCGCATGCGCGCCAACATCGGCATCCGCCGCCGGCTCGCCCCGCTGCTGGACAACGACCGCAACCAGATCGAACTCTTCACCGCCCTGCTGCTGTCCCTGCCCGGCTCGCCGATCCTCTACTACGGCGACGAGATCGGCATGGGCGACAACATCTGGCTCGGCGACCGCGACGCGGTACGCACCCCGATGCAGTGGACCCCCGACCGCAACGCCGGCTTCTCCTCCTGCGACCCGGGCCGGCTGTTCCTGCCCACCATCATGGACCCGGTCCACGGCTACCAGGTCAGCAACGTCGAGGCGTCCATGGCCTCCCCCTCCTCGCTGCTGCACTGGACCCGCCGCATGATCGAGATCCGCAAGCAGAACCCCGCCTTCGGCCTGGGCACCTACACCGAGCTGCCCTCCTCCAACCCCGCGGTCCTCGCCTTCCTGCGGGAGGCCCCCCCGAACAGGGAAAACGGAGACGACCTGGTGCTCTGCGTCAACAACTTCTCCCGCTTCGCCCAGCCCACCGAACTCGACCTGAGCGCCTTCGCGGGCCGCCATCCGGTCGAGCTGTTCGGCGGGGTGCGCTTCCCCGCCGTCGGTGAACTGCCGTACCTGCTGACCCTGGGGGGCCACGGCTTCTACTGGTTCCGGCTGCGCGGGGACGCCGCGTAG
- a CDS encoding maltokinase N-terminal cap-like domain-containing protein: MSETVIRTVAPPPGLLASLDPLLREWLPRQRWFAGKGRPVTGFTLVAATELLPPSARLGLYHLLVRAHQPALSARGGADRPGDCYQLLLGVREALPPRLAPALIGHPSQGPLAGRTVYEALYDTRPAELLLEALRARARIGGLRFERDPGQEIGSGLVPRLMTVEQSNSSVVYGDTFILKLLRRIVPGTNPDLELPLALAREGCPRVPPPTAWLLADPDETGATDGTGAHGAAGAPTASEPYVLGVLQPFVRGAADGWELALRELAKGEDFVAEARALGRTTAEVHTALARALPTVTLGRSRLRHMVAGMAERLEAAAQAVPALRPYADGLGSAYTALADLAAEGQTWTAQRVHGDLHLGQCLRSPAGGPSHAFGSGGQWSLIDFEGEPARPLAERRMPQPVVRDVAGMLRSFDYAARSADPPQPDWAVRCRAAYCSGYAETAGRDPRTDPVLLRAYETDKAVYEVLYEARHRPEWLQVPMAAVRRLAASGPG; this comes from the coding sequence ATGTCGGAAACCGTCATACGCACGGTCGCACCGCCGCCCGGCCTCCTTGCGTCACTGGATCCGCTGCTGAGGGAATGGCTGCCACGACAGCGCTGGTTCGCGGGCAAGGGGCGCCCGGTCACCGGGTTCACTCTGGTCGCGGCCACCGAGTTACTTCCGCCCAGCGCCAGGCTGGGCCTGTACCACCTGCTCGTCCGCGCCCACCAGCCCGCCCTGTCCGCCCGGGGCGGCGCCGACCGCCCCGGTGACTGCTACCAGCTGCTGCTGGGGGTGCGCGAGGCACTGCCGCCCAGGCTCGCGCCCGCGCTGATCGGTCACCCGAGTCAGGGCCCGCTGGCCGGGCGGACGGTGTACGAGGCCCTGTACGACACCCGGCCCGCCGAACTGCTCCTGGAAGCCCTGCGCGCCCGGGCCCGGATCGGCGGGCTGCGCTTCGAGCGGGACCCGGGGCAGGAGATCGGGTCCGGTCTGGTGCCGCGGCTGATGACCGTCGAGCAGTCGAACTCGTCCGTCGTCTACGGAGATACGTTCATTCTGAAGCTGTTGCGCCGGATCGTGCCCGGTACCAACCCCGATCTGGAGCTGCCGCTGGCGCTGGCCCGCGAGGGCTGCCCCCGGGTGCCCCCGCCCACGGCCTGGCTGCTGGCAGACCCTGACGAGACCGGCGCCACCGACGGCACCGGCGCTCATGGTGCCGCCGGGGCGCCGACCGCATCCGAGCCGTATGTGCTGGGTGTGCTCCAGCCCTTCGTGCGGGGCGCTGCGGACGGCTGGGAGCTGGCGCTGCGGGAGCTGGCCAAGGGCGAGGACTTCGTCGCCGAGGCGCGGGCGCTGGGGCGGACCACCGCCGAGGTGCACACCGCGCTGGCCCGCGCGCTGCCGACGGTCACCCTGGGCCGGAGCCGACTGCGGCACATGGTCGCCGGTATGGCCGAGCGGCTGGAGGCGGCGGCGCAGGCGGTGCCCGCGCTGCGGCCGTACGCGGACGGGCTGGGCTCGGCGTACACGGCGCTGGCCGACCTGGCCGCCGAGGGGCAGACCTGGACCGCTCAGCGCGTGCACGGCGATCTGCATCTCGGCCAGTGCCTGCGGTCCCCGGCCGGGGGCCCCTCCCACGCTTTCGGCAGTGGGGGACAGTGGTCGCTGATCGACTTCGAGGGCGAACCGGCACGGCCGCTGGCCGAGCGGCGGATGCCGCAGCCCGTGGTGCGGGACGTGGCCGGGATGCTGCGCTCCTTCGACTACGCGGCACGTTCCGCGGACCCGCCGCAGCCGGACTGGGCCGTGCGGTGCCGGGCGGCGTACTGCTCCGGCTACGCGGAGACCGCGGGCCGGGACCCGCGCACCGATCCGGTGCTGCTGCGCGCGTACGAGACGGACAAGGCCGTCTACGAGGTGCTGTACGAGGCCCGGCACCGCCCCGAGTGGCTGCAGGTCCCGATGGCCGCCGTCCGCCGGCTCGCCGCATCCGGGCCAGGGTGA
- the glgB gene encoding 1,4-alpha-glucan branching enzyme: protein MTPRPESSGSRPEQPAEQMSRKATAEKTAVKKDAAVKRTATEKTTAEKTTAAEKTGAEKDGAAKAAEKEPGTRKPGTRKAATKKVRARKARERKAGARKTRAQQAVGRPSAVGRPAPPEAETAVSPAVGPDDRERLLNGTHHAPHSVLGAHPVPGGVVFRTFKPYARAVSVVSGGLTADLHDDGDGFFSALLPFREVPAYRLLVTYEEAVREIEDAYRLLPALGEFDLHLIGEGRHEELWTALGAHPMTHQGVSGTRFTVWAPNARGVRVAGGFDFWDGTGHPMRSLGSSGVWELFVPGIGEGELYKFEITRPDGSRTLRADPMARRTEVPPATSSVVTSSRYEWDDAEWLERRAEAPAHRSPFSVYEVHLPSWRPGLTYRQLADQLPAYVKDLGFTHVELMPVAEHPYGPSWGYQVTGFYAPTARLGTPDDFRYLVDALHRAGIGVLMDWVPAHFPRDEWALAEFDGRPLYEHEDPLRAAHPDWGTLEFDFGRREVRNFLVANAVYWCEEFHIDGLRVDAVASMLYLDYSREPGRWTPNEHGGRENLDAVAFLQEMNATVYRRVPGVVTIAEESTAWDGVTRATHHGGPSGFGGLGFGLKWNMGWMHDSLRYMSHEPVHRKYHHGEMTFSMVYAYSENYVLPISHDEVVHGKRSLVSKMPGDWWRQRADLRAYLGFMWAHPGKQLLFMGQEFAQGAEWSEAHGPDWWLLDPAYGAEADHRGVRDLVRDLNTEYRRTPALWRCDTEPSGFRWVTGEAADDNVLAFLRYDSDGSPLLAVSHFAPVVRHEYRIGVPDDVPAWHEVLNTDAARYGGSGVGRPDPVKPEPQGWHGLPASIRLTLPPLATVWLRPA, encoded by the coding sequence GTGACCCCCCGTCCCGAGTCCAGCGGTTCGCGTCCGGAGCAGCCGGCCGAGCAGATGTCCCGGAAGGCCACGGCGGAGAAGACCGCCGTGAAGAAGGACGCGGCGGTGAAGCGGACCGCCACCGAGAAGACGACCGCCGAGAAGACGACCGCCGCCGAGAAGACCGGGGCCGAGAAAGACGGGGCGGCGAAGGCCGCCGAGAAGGAACCCGGGACGAGGAAACCCGGGACGAGGAAGGCCGCGACGAAGAAGGTCAGGGCGCGGAAAGCCAGGGAACGGAAGGCCGGAGCGCGGAAGACCAGGGCGCAACAGGCCGTCGGCAGGCCCTCCGCCGTCGGGCGGCCCGCGCCGCCCGAGGCGGAGACCGCGGTCTCCCCCGCCGTGGGCCCCGACGACCGGGAGCGGCTGCTGAACGGCACGCACCACGCCCCGCACTCCGTGCTCGGCGCGCACCCGGTGCCCGGCGGGGTCGTGTTCCGGACGTTCAAGCCGTACGCCCGGGCCGTGTCCGTGGTCTCCGGGGGCCTCACCGCCGACCTGCACGACGACGGGGACGGGTTCTTCTCGGCGCTGCTGCCGTTCCGGGAGGTCCCGGCGTACCGGCTGCTGGTGACGTACGAGGAGGCGGTGCGGGAGATCGAGGACGCGTACCGTCTGCTGCCCGCGCTGGGCGAGTTCGACCTGCATCTGATCGGCGAGGGCCGCCACGAGGAGCTGTGGACCGCGCTCGGCGCGCACCCCATGACCCACCAGGGCGTGAGCGGCACCCGCTTCACCGTGTGGGCGCCGAACGCGCGCGGGGTGCGGGTGGCGGGCGGCTTCGACTTCTGGGACGGCACCGGGCATCCGATGCGGTCGCTGGGCTCGTCCGGGGTGTGGGAGCTGTTCGTGCCGGGGATCGGCGAGGGCGAGCTGTACAAGTTCGAGATCACCCGTCCCGACGGTTCGCGGACCCTGCGCGCCGATCCGATGGCGCGCCGCACGGAGGTCCCGCCGGCCACCTCGTCCGTCGTCACGTCCTCGCGGTACGAGTGGGACGACGCCGAGTGGCTGGAGCGCCGCGCCGAAGCACCCGCGCACCGCAGCCCGTTCTCGGTGTACGAGGTGCATCTGCCGTCCTGGCGACCCGGACTGACGTATCGTCAACTGGCTGATCAGCTCCCCGCGTACGTGAAGGACCTCGGGTTCACCCATGTCGAGCTGATGCCGGTCGCCGAGCATCCCTACGGTCCGTCCTGGGGCTACCAGGTCACCGGGTTCTACGCGCCCACGGCCCGGCTCGGCACCCCGGACGACTTCAGGTACCTGGTGGACGCGCTGCACCGGGCGGGCATCGGGGTGCTGATGGACTGGGTGCCGGCGCACTTCCCGCGCGACGAGTGGGCGCTGGCCGAGTTCGACGGCCGGCCGCTGTACGAGCACGAGGATCCGCTGCGGGCGGCCCATCCCGACTGGGGGACCCTGGAGTTCGACTTCGGGCGGCGCGAGGTGCGCAACTTCCTGGTCGCCAACGCCGTGTACTGGTGCGAGGAGTTCCACATCGACGGACTGCGCGTGGACGCCGTCGCCTCCATGCTCTACCTCGACTACTCGCGCGAGCCCGGCCGGTGGACGCCGAACGAGCACGGCGGCCGGGAGAACCTGGACGCGGTGGCGTTCCTGCAGGAGATGAACGCGACGGTGTACCGCAGGGTGCCGGGGGTGGTGACGATCGCGGAGGAGTCCACGGCCTGGGACGGGGTCACCCGGGCCACCCATCACGGGGGCCCGAGCGGTTTCGGCGGGCTCGGTTTCGGCCTGAAGTGGAACATGGGCTGGATGCACGACTCGCTCCGGTACATGAGCCACGAACCGGTCCACCGCAAGTACCACCACGGCGAGATGACGTTCTCGATGGTGTACGCCTACAGCGAGAACTACGTCCTGCCGATCTCGCACGACGAGGTGGTGCACGGCAAGCGGTCCCTGGTGTCGAAGATGCCCGGCGACTGGTGGCGGCAGCGCGCCGACCTGCGCGCCTATCTCGGCTTCATGTGGGCCCACCCGGGCAAGCAACTGCTCTTCATGGGGCAGGAGTTCGCGCAGGGCGCCGAGTGGTCGGAGGCGCACGGCCCGGACTGGTGGCTGCTGGACCCGGCCTACGGCGCGGAGGCCGACCACCGCGGGGTGCGCGATCTGGTGCGCGACCTCAACACCGAGTACCGGCGCACTCCCGCGCTGTGGCGGTGCGACACCGAGCCGTCCGGCTTCCGCTGGGTGACCGGGGAGGCCGCCGACGACAACGTGCTGGCGTTCCTGCGGTACGACTCCGACGGCTCACCGCTGCTCGCGGTGTCCCACTTCGCCCCCGTCGTCCGGCACGAGTACCGCATCGGCGTCCCCGACGACGTGCCCGCCTGGCACGAGGTCCTGAACACCGACGCGGCCCGCTACGGCGGCAGCGGCGTGGGCCGGCCGGACCCGGTCAAGCCGGAGCCGCAGGGGTGGCACGGCCTGCCGGCGAGCATCCGGCTGACCCTGCCGCCCCTGGCGACGGTGTGGCTGCGCCCGGCCTGA
- a CDS encoding HelD family protein, which translates to MRAGAELSNSEFPDHEFRQEQEFIDGLYARVDALRGDTEVSLTDALEQGNTPMQARLERDILVAERSGLLAALNAVDGSLCFGRIDLSSGRTHHIGRIGLRADDAERTPVLIDWRADVARPFYLATGHTPMGLRRRRHITSEGRTVTALHDEILDLGDETRTGHEDPTGDAVLLAALNSARTGRMGDIVRTIQADQDRIIRAPHRGVLVVEGGPGTGKTAVALHRAAYLLYEYRELLARRAVLIVGPNPAFLGYIGEVLPSLGETGVLLATVGELFPGVRATRADTPEAAAVKGRADMADVLAEVVRGRQALPDPVITIEHDREILMLDDGLVRVARERTRAAKLPHNVSREYFEGHILNTLTDMVAERIGTDPYDGSNLLDPSDITQIRDELAENPEVWSAVDRLWPLLTPQRLVADFLAEPEDFLPAEDAAAVRRPVTRHWTVADVPLLDEAAELLGEDDRPARERADRERRTQIAYAQGVLDVSYASRTYEFEDKEEDDPESSEVLSAHDIIDAERFAERHEEDDHRSAAERAAADRTWAFGHIVVDEAQELSPMAWRLLMRRSPTRSMTLVGDPAQTSEAGGVGSWEDILAPYVEDRWEHTRLGVNYRTPAEIMDVAAAVVRAEHPGFEPPGSVRSTGVRPWARATDDLPGAVAEAVAELGVPQEGRLAVVAPRDLHRALAARLDGVTAGAEPDLTQGVVLLDPRQAKGLEFDSVLVVEPGRYGTSDLYVALTRATQRLGVLHTGPLPKPLADALAQ; encoded by the coding sequence ATCCGGGCGGGAGCGGAATTGTCAAACAGCGAATTTCCGGACCATGAATTCCGGCAGGAACAGGAATTCATCGACGGACTGTACGCACGGGTGGACGCCCTGCGCGGTGACACCGAGGTGTCTCTCACGGACGCCCTCGAGCAGGGCAACACGCCCATGCAGGCCAGGCTGGAGCGGGACATCCTCGTCGCCGAGCGGTCCGGGCTGCTCGCCGCGCTGAACGCGGTGGACGGCTCGCTGTGCTTCGGCCGGATCGACCTCTCCTCGGGCCGCACCCACCACATCGGCCGGATCGGTCTGCGCGCCGACGACGCCGAGCGCACCCCCGTCCTGATCGACTGGCGCGCCGACGTCGCCCGCCCCTTCTACCTGGCCACCGGCCACACCCCGATGGGTCTCAGGCGCCGCCGGCACATCACCTCCGAGGGGCGCACGGTCACCGCCCTGCACGACGAGATCCTCGACCTCGGCGACGAGACCCGCACCGGCCACGAGGACCCGACCGGCGACGCCGTGCTGCTCGCCGCGCTCAACTCCGCGCGCACCGGCCGCATGGGCGACATCGTGCGCACCATCCAGGCCGACCAGGACCGCATCATCCGCGCCCCGCACCGGGGCGTGCTGGTGGTCGAGGGCGGCCCCGGCACCGGCAAGACCGCGGTCGCCCTGCACCGCGCCGCCTACCTCCTCTACGAGTACCGCGAACTGCTGGCCCGCCGCGCCGTCCTGATCGTCGGACCCAACCCGGCGTTCCTCGGCTACATCGGCGAGGTGCTGCCCAGCCTCGGCGAGACCGGGGTGCTCCTGGCGACCGTCGGCGAACTGTTCCCCGGTGTGCGGGCCACCCGGGCGGACACCCCCGAGGCCGCCGCCGTGAAGGGGCGGGCGGACATGGCGGACGTCCTCGCCGAGGTCGTCCGCGGCCGGCAGGCGCTGCCCGACCCGGTGATCACCATCGAGCACGACCGCGAGATCCTGATGCTCGACGACGGCCTGGTCCGGGTCGCCCGGGAACGCACCCGCGCCGCCAAGCTGCCGCACAACGTGTCCCGCGAGTACTTCGAGGGGCACATCCTCAACACGCTTACCGACATGGTCGCCGAACGCATCGGCACCGACCCCTACGACGGCTCCAATCTGCTCGACCCCAGCGACATCACCCAGATCCGCGACGAACTCGCCGAGAACCCCGAGGTGTGGTCCGCCGTCGACCGGCTGTGGCCCCTGCTCACCCCGCAGCGGCTGGTCGCCGACTTCCTCGCCGAGCCCGAGGACTTCCTGCCCGCCGAGGACGCCGCCGCGGTCCGCCGCCCGGTGACCAGGCACTGGACCGTCGCCGACGTACCGCTGCTCGACGAGGCCGCCGAACTCCTCGGCGAGGACGACCGGCCGGCCCGGGAACGGGCCGACCGCGAGCGGCGCACGCAGATCGCCTACGCGCAGGGCGTCCTGGACGTGTCGTACGCCTCCCGGACCTACGAGTTCGAGGACAAGGAGGAGGACGACCCCGAGTCCTCCGAGGTGCTGTCCGCGCACGACATCATCGACGCCGAACGCTTCGCCGAACGGCACGAGGAGGACGACCACCGCAGCGCCGCCGAACGGGCCGCCGCCGACCGCACCTGGGCGTTCGGGCACATCGTCGTCGACGAGGCGCAGGAGCTGTCGCCGATGGCCTGGCGGCTGCTGATGCGGCGCAGCCCGACCCGCTCGATGACCCTGGTCGGCGACCCCGCGCAGACCTCGGAGGCGGGCGGTGTCGGCTCCTGGGAGGACATCCTCGCCCCGTACGTCGAGGACCGCTGGGAGCACACCCGGCTCGGCGTCAACTACCGCACCCCGGCCGAGATCATGGACGTCGCGGCGGCCGTGGTCCGCGCCGAGCACCCCGGCTTCGAGCCGCCCGGGTCGGTCCGCTCCACCGGCGTACGCCCCTGGGCCCGCGCCACCGACGACCTGCCCGGCGCCGTCGCCGAGGCCGTCGCGGAACTCGGCGTGCCGCAGGAGGGCCGGCTCGCCGTCGTCGCCCCGCGCGACCTGCACCGCGCGCTGGCCGCCCGGCTGGACGGGGTGACGGCCGGCGCCGAACCCGATCTGACGCAGGGCGTGGTCCTGCTCGACCCGCGCCAGGCCAAGGGGCTGGAGTTCGACTCCGTCCTGGTGGTCGAGCCGGGGCGCTACGGCACCAGCGACCTGTACGTGGCACTGACCCGCGCCACCCAGCGGCTCGGCGTCCTGCACACCGGGCCGCTGCCGAAGCCGCTGGCCGACGCCCTGGCGCAGTAG
- a CDS encoding cation:dicarboxylate symporter family transporter encodes MTSTPDTAPAAPQVKRDRTHYLYIAVIIAVALGIAVGLLAPDFAVELKPIGTGFVSLIKMMISPIIFCTIVLGIGSVRKAAKVGAVGGIAMVYFLIMSLVALGIGLIVGNILDPGTGLAVTDAVKETGQAQVDAEAKDTTEFLLGIIPTTIVSAFTQGEVLQTLLIALLCGFALQAMGNAGQPVLRGIEHIQRLVFRVLAMIMWAAPVGAFGAMAAVTGSAGLDALKSLAVLMLGFYITCALFIFVVLGALLRIVAGLNVWSLFRYLGREFLLILSTSSSESALPRLIAKMEHVGVSKPVVGITVPTGYSFNLDGTMIYMTMASLFIADALGTPMSVGEQITLLLFLLIASKGAAGVSGAGLATLAGGLQSHKPALVDGIGLIVGIDRLMSEARALTNFAGNAVATVLIGTWTKEIDKERVNQVLSGALPFDETTLLDDHDGTGPAEAPAAAGSEKELAKA; translated from the coding sequence GTGACCAGCACCCCCGATACGGCACCTGCCGCTCCCCAAGTGAAGCGGGACCGCACGCACTATCTCTACATCGCGGTGATCATCGCGGTCGCCCTCGGTATCGCCGTCGGTCTGTTGGCCCCCGACTTCGCGGTCGAGCTGAAGCCGATCGGCACGGGCTTCGTGAGCCTGATCAAGATGATGATCTCGCCGATCATCTTCTGCACCATCGTGCTGGGCATCGGCTCCGTGCGGAAGGCCGCCAAGGTCGGCGCCGTCGGCGGTATCGCCATGGTCTACTTCCTGATCATGTCGCTGGTCGCGCTCGGCATCGGCCTGATCGTCGGCAACATCCTGGACCCCGGGACGGGTCTCGCGGTCACCGACGCGGTCAAGGAGACCGGTCAGGCCCAGGTCGACGCGGAGGCCAAGGACACCACCGAGTTCCTGCTCGGCATCATCCCGACCACGATCGTGTCCGCCTTCACCCAGGGCGAGGTCCTGCAGACCCTGCTGATCGCCCTGCTGTGCGGCTTCGCGCTGCAGGCCATGGGCAACGCCGGCCAGCCGGTCCTGCGCGGTATCGAGCACATCCAGCGGCTGGTCTTCCGGGTCCTCGCCATGATCATGTGGGCCGCCCCGGTCGGTGCGTTCGGCGCCATGGCCGCGGTCACCGGCTCGGCGGGCCTGGACGCGCTGAAGAGCCTCGCGGTGCTGATGCTCGGCTTCTACATCACCTGTGCGCTGTTCATCTTCGTGGTGCTCGGCGCGCTGCTGCGGATCGTCGCGGGGCTGAACGTCTGGAGCCTGTTCAGGTACCTGGGCCGCGAGTTCCTGCTGATCCTGTCCACCTCCTCGTCCGAGTCGGCGCTGCCGCGGCTCATCGCGAAGATGGAGCACGTGGGCGTCAGCAAGCCGGTGGTCGGCATCACCGTGCCGACCGGCTACTCCTTCAACCTCGACGGCACCATGATCTACATGACCATGGCCTCGCTGTTCATCGCCGACGCCCTGGGCACGCCGATGTCGGTGGGCGAGCAGATCACGCTGCTGCTCTTCCTGCTGATCGCCTCCAAGGGCGCCGCCGGTGTCTCCGGTGCCGGCCTGGCGACGCTGGCCGGCGGTCTGCAGTCGCACAAGCCGGCCCTGGTGGACGGCATCGGCCTGATCGTCGGCATCGACCGCCTGATGAGCGAGGCCCGCGCCCTGACCAACTTCGCGGGCAACGCGGTCGCCACGGTGCTGATCGGCACCTGGACCAAGGAGATCGACAAGGAGCGGGTGAACCAGGTCCTCTCCGGGGCCCTCCCCTTCGACGAGACCACCCTGCTGGACGACCACGACGGCACCGGCCCCGCCGAGGCCCCCGCAGCAGCGGGCAGCGAGAAGGAACTCGCCAAGGCCTGA